GCTCTATGCGAATTGGTTTATAGGCTTCCCCATTGGATATGTACCGAACGTGGGGCAGAAAGCCATTCTTGTCCGCCGTATAGCGCACCTCCACCTCCTGGCCCCAGTCGTTGATATAGCGATAAATACCGGACACCTCGAGATCGTCGTCAGATGTCTTCGAATCGGTGCTCACTATGCCCAGTTCCTCGCGGTAGGTGCCATCTGCGGACTCGAACGAAAATAGGTAGGAACCCGAGCTAAGTTGTTCGGCCACCGATTTGAGGATTGGCACCGGTTCGTTAATGGAAGTACACTCAGCGGGGCAACTCCACAGCAGTTGGCAGCCAGTCAAGATCAATAGCTGGAAGTTCccaaaatgaaaaagaaaaaaattaaagaaaaaacatGAAGAAAAATGATGTGGAGTCACTTAACGCCAGGGTATTCATGAGCCATCCGCTACTTACCAATGCGAACATGATTTATGCTAATACTAAGCGCGTAGGAAAGATTCTGCGCTTTTTATAGCAATCCGTTAGACGATAGTccagatacatagatacattTCTCCACCCAATCAGCAGACAAAAGTTATGCAATGCCAGATGCTTTTTAATTGAGGTCAGTAGAAAGTAGCGGGCCGTTGTGTCTCAGATTTCTGGAGTTTGTTGAACCGCAGATTTGCAATTCAAATGGCCATTAAGAAGTGTGGAGAGCAGGTAAACTGTCATGTTCACAATGCAGATAGCATCATTGGCACATGTGAATCGCGTGGGCTCTGCTCGAAAGGTGCAGCAGCTAATAAAATTTGTCACAATTGTCGGCACTGCGGCAATTTGTGGCAAGCGAAAGGCGCAGAAATGGTAACGAACGACTGCTCCACCTGACTTGACTTCTACTACATGCAAATTCCAGCCAGCCAAACTTTGATACAGTGGGTGGGCACCTCTGGGCCTTTGAGAAGCGGCTAACATTTATGGCAAACGGCATGCTGGCAACGGCAAGACaaaaagaattcaataataatttccaGCAATTTCGCAACTGGgctgcggcagcagcagcaccacatTGCGGCAGAAGTTGCATTTTGGCATTTGCCTTGGCCCGCCCAGTTCCAATTTCCAGTTCCACTTGCCAAAACGGCCAGGCTCTCGGGCAACGTGTTAATAAATTGATTCTTGGTGGCTCCCCAGTCGGTGAGTTGGTTTAAATCCCGCGGAATCAGGTATGATGCACAGCATGCACATGGAGAAAAAATTGgggtaataaaaaatataaaaaggataactaaaatattttgaaatattatattatagaaatattataaaataattgattatGTACTTCGTTTTCTAAATGAAATACAAACACATTTTACATAAGTATATTTCTTTTTACAGAGAGGTGTGCTTCGTCACTACGTGCCAATCAATGTTTTGTGATTTTCTGTTTTGTGTAAAAACGGAATCATTCGATTTATCTACACATGCATGTGACTTTTTATATGATTTctgaaaatatgaaaaaaatataaatatcagTCTATTTTAATAAGAATTTAAGGGGCGAAACAAGACCCTGCTCCATATTTTTTAGAGTGTGTCTTTGCAAAGCGGCATTTGACGCGCCTGCCACAGAAGTGGAAACTCATTAATGAAGCAGCCGCAATGCCGACGAGGTCATAATTCAGAGCTGCGACACTCTAACCTTTAGCCAAGATCTGCCAGCCGGAACCCGAA
This genomic interval from Drosophila mauritiana strain mau12 chromosome 2R, ASM438214v1, whole genome shotgun sequence contains the following:
- the LOC117137649 gene encoding cuticle protein AM1274 → MFALLLILTGCQLLWSCPAECTSINEPVPILKSVAEQLSSGSYLFSFESADGTYREELGIVSTDSKTSDDDLEVSGIYRYINDWGQEVEVRYTADKNGFLPHVRYISNGEAYKPIRIEPLALMGTHS